A genomic stretch from Oreochromis aureus strain Israel breed Guangdong linkage group 17, ZZ_aureus, whole genome shotgun sequence includes:
- the kera gene encoding keratocan isoform X1, whose protein sequence is MKSRLNAKMELLLKLLSIWCLVGLTVSQDMPYEEYIAQIQACPKECRCPPNFPRAVYCDNKNLKNIPKIPPYTWYLYLQSNMIEVLSADALQNATQLRWLNLNRNKITSEGVEEGVLGAMTHLVHLYMDDNLLSSVPSQLPASLEHLRLSRNRISKIPAGVFIGLDKLTLLDLQGNKLMDDAVTEVSLKGLNNLVQINLAKNQLSTMPLGLPPSTTQLFLDGNNIEKIPPGYFKGLPKVAFLRLNHNKLASSGVPKNVFNISSILDLQLSHNQLTDVPLIPSGLEHLHLDHNKIKTVSGSGVCPVSVEDLGDSLNESAPRLRYLRLDGNEIQPPIPRDVITCFRLLRSIVI, encoded by the exons GCTGAACGCCAAAATGGAACTTCTACTGAAGCTTCTCAGCATCTGGTGCCTGGTTGGGCTAACTGTCAGCCAGGACATGCCTTACGAGGAATATATTGCCCAGATTCAAGCCTGCCCTAAAGAGTGCCGCTGCCCACCGAACTTCCCTCGTGCTGTCTACTGTGACAATAAAAACTTGAAGAATATCCCTAAAATCCCTCCATACACATGGTACCTCTATCTACAGAGCAATATGATCGAAGTGCTGTCAGCAGATGCCTTGCAGAATGCCACCCAGCTGCGTTGGCTTAACCTTAACCGCAATAAAATCACTAGTGAAGGCGTGGAAGAAGGTGTCCTCGGTGCAATGACTCACCTGGTGCACCTGTACATGGACGATAACCTCTTGTCTTCAGTGCCATCACAATTGCCAGCCAGCCTGGAGCATTTACGTCTGTCTCGCAATCGAATCTCCAAGATCCCTGCAGGTGTCTTCATCGGCCTGGACAAACTTACTCTTCTGGACCTCCAGGGGAACAAGCTGATGGATGACGCTGTGACCGAAGTCAGCCTAAAGGGTTTGAACAACCTGGTACAGATCAATCTAGCCAAGAACCAGCTGAGTACCATGCCTCTTGGGCTACCACCTTCCACCACCCAGCTTTTCCTTGATGGCAACAACATTGAGAAGATCCCACCTGGCTACTTCAAAGGTTTGCCCAAAGTGGCATTTCTGAGGCTCAACCACAACAAGCTTGCTAGCAGTGGGGTccccaaaaatgtgtttaacatcTCCAGCATTTTGGACTTGCAGCTGTCCCACAACCAGCTGACTGATGTTCCTCTCATTCCCTCAGGCCTTGAGCATCTTCACCTTGACCACAATAAGATCAAAA ctgTAAGCGGCTCAGGTGTCTGTCCCGTGTCTGTCGAAGATCTGGGTGATTCACTTAATGAAAGTGCTCCTCGACTTCGCTACCTCCGACTGGACGGCAATGAAATTCAACCACCAATTCCCCGAGATGTCATCACGTGTTTCCGTCTCCTTAGGTCTATTGTCATCTAA
- the kera gene encoding keratocan isoform X2, with product MELLLKLLSIWCLVGLTVSQDMPYEEYIAQIQACPKECRCPPNFPRAVYCDNKNLKNIPKIPPYTWYLYLQSNMIEVLSADALQNATQLRWLNLNRNKITSEGVEEGVLGAMTHLVHLYMDDNLLSSVPSQLPASLEHLRLSRNRISKIPAGVFIGLDKLTLLDLQGNKLMDDAVTEVSLKGLNNLVQINLAKNQLSTMPLGLPPSTTQLFLDGNNIEKIPPGYFKGLPKVAFLRLNHNKLASSGVPKNVFNISSILDLQLSHNQLTDVPLIPSGLEHLHLDHNKIKTVSGSGVCPVSVEDLGDSLNESAPRLRYLRLDGNEIQPPIPRDVITCFRLLRSIVI from the exons ATGGAACTTCTACTGAAGCTTCTCAGCATCTGGTGCCTGGTTGGGCTAACTGTCAGCCAGGACATGCCTTACGAGGAATATATTGCCCAGATTCAAGCCTGCCCTAAAGAGTGCCGCTGCCCACCGAACTTCCCTCGTGCTGTCTACTGTGACAATAAAAACTTGAAGAATATCCCTAAAATCCCTCCATACACATGGTACCTCTATCTACAGAGCAATATGATCGAAGTGCTGTCAGCAGATGCCTTGCAGAATGCCACCCAGCTGCGTTGGCTTAACCTTAACCGCAATAAAATCACTAGTGAAGGCGTGGAAGAAGGTGTCCTCGGTGCAATGACTCACCTGGTGCACCTGTACATGGACGATAACCTCTTGTCTTCAGTGCCATCACAATTGCCAGCCAGCCTGGAGCATTTACGTCTGTCTCGCAATCGAATCTCCAAGATCCCTGCAGGTGTCTTCATCGGCCTGGACAAACTTACTCTTCTGGACCTCCAGGGGAACAAGCTGATGGATGACGCTGTGACCGAAGTCAGCCTAAAGGGTTTGAACAACCTGGTACAGATCAATCTAGCCAAGAACCAGCTGAGTACCATGCCTCTTGGGCTACCACCTTCCACCACCCAGCTTTTCCTTGATGGCAACAACATTGAGAAGATCCCACCTGGCTACTTCAAAGGTTTGCCCAAAGTGGCATTTCTGAGGCTCAACCACAACAAGCTTGCTAGCAGTGGGGTccccaaaaatgtgtttaacatcTCCAGCATTTTGGACTTGCAGCTGTCCCACAACCAGCTGACTGATGTTCCTCTCATTCCCTCAGGCCTTGAGCATCTTCACCTTGACCACAATAAGATCAAAA ctgTAAGCGGCTCAGGTGTCTGTCCCGTGTCTGTCGAAGATCTGGGTGATTCACTTAATGAAAGTGCTCCTCGACTTCGCTACCTCCGACTGGACGGCAATGAAATTCAACCACCAATTCCCCGAGATGTCATCACGTGTTTCCGTCTCCTTAGGTCTATTGTCATCTAA
- the epyc gene encoding epiphycan, whose product MRMLVRLLFGLFVLKAAVASPRFSRQAHLDTYSSTNYDDNFNLESDYEDVLTIGEPQIEIGTLPPPEYEGSLETQNEVEQPKEEEELPLKPQLVPQGSGGSGVLMGPDTQKDMPICLLCTCLGGSVYCDDLNLDSVPPLPKDTTHFYARYNRIKKINKSDFASMNKLKRIDLTHNEITSIEDRAFMGLPELEEVVIRENHISQLPSFPETMTLIDASHNNIGSKGIHREAFKDMTGLLYLYLTDNHIDYIPVPLPDSLRSLHLQRNNIQMMHEDTFCNLQDFSYIRRALEDIRLDGNPINLSRTPQAYICLPRIPIGDLI is encoded by the exons ATGAGGATGCTTGTGCGGCTTCTGTTCGGACTCTTCGTCCTCAAAGCGGCGGTGGCCAGCCCCAGATTTTCCCGGCAAGCACACTTAGACACATACAGTAGCACTAActatgatgacaatttcaattTGGAGAGCGACTACGAGGATGTCCTGACGATTGGTGAGCCTCAG ATAGAGATTGGAACACTGCCCCCACCTGAATATGAGGGCTCACTGGAAACACAGAACGAAGTGGAGCAGCcgaaggaagaagaagagttgCCTCTAAAACCCCAGCTAGTCCCTCAGGGTTCGGGAGGATCTGGGGTTCTCATGGGCCCAGACACACAGAAAG ATATGCCCATTTGCTTGCTGTGCACGTGCCTTGGTGGTTCAGTCTACTGCGATGACTTGAATCTGGATAGTGTGCCCCCTCTCCCCAAAGACACCACTCACTTCTATGCTCGCTACAACAGAATCAAAAAGATCAACAAGTCTGACTTTGCCTCCATGA ACAAACTGAAGAGGATTGACCTGACCCACAACGAGATAACATCCATTGAGGACAGAGCTTTTATGGGTCTGCCTGAACTGGAGGAGGTGGTGATTCGAGAAAATCACATCTCCCAGCTGCCATCTTTCCCAGAGACTATGACCCTGATTGATGCCAGCCACAATAACATTGGCTCAAAGGGTATTCATAGAGAGGCATTCAAA GATATGACTGGCCTGCTGTACCTGTACCTAACAGACAACCACATTGATTATATCCCAGTGCCTCTACCAGACAGCCTGCGGTCTCTGCACCTACAG CGTAACAATATTCAAATGATGCACGAGGACACATTCTGCAACCTCCAAGATTTCAGCTACATCAGAAGAGCACTGGAGGACATCCGCCTGGACGGCAACCCCATCAACCTCAGCAGAACCCCACAGGCATACATCTGCCTGCCCCGTATACCCATCGGGGATCTCATTTAa